Part of the Scomber japonicus isolate fScoJap1 chromosome 6, fScoJap1.pri, whole genome shotgun sequence genome, ACAGAAGGAGAAAACAGAATGATGGAGTGATAGAGTGGGCTATAGGCgaacaaatgataaaaatacaAGCTTATAGACACTgatgattattatgatgatgacgatgatgaagaggagTGCTGATGACTGTGAGTAAGCAGGCCCCCGGCAGTCCCCGAGCTGTCACATctaatacagtatgtgatgtCTGCAGTCCTGATTGGTACTGACATCACACCAAGATGACTGTGATCTGCACAACATGCTCTGCTGTCCTGCACAAAGGATattgtgtgtgcagatgtgcaTGTGTAATTCAAAGgctgctgcttgtgtttttatatgagtgtattcataaaataaatgcatgctTAAGCACATGCCATGAAGGTTCTTCTGtcagtcttttgtttttcatgtctgATGGCATGCTGGTCTATAGTGTGCATTTATTTCTCCTCACTGAGCTTGCACTACACACCTTTCTTCTCCAAGCGTTTCATGTCCATGAGTTTCTCCACACTGTGTGGGTCTTGGAGCCAGAGCTGCATGCGGACGAAGGGCTCCCTGCCCTTCAGACTGAGCTTGTGCCAGGGTTTGGGCCTGGCCAGCAGGTCTGAGACAGAACCCTGAGTCAGACCCAGGATAGTCTCCCCAAACAAACGCTGACCTGATTAGGAAAGAGACAAGAGAAACGGTCATTTtcaggaaacaggaaactgaaTCGTTGGCTGTGCCAAAGTTACAACGAATAAATCAATGAGAAGGAGACggaaaagggagggagcaaCCAAACGGCACATTGCTGCATTACTTACCAAGGTTATTATCAGTCAGCACCTCCTTAACCTTCTTAGTGATGGCGTAAGTATCAAGCTCAGGAGACATTGCAACCATCTCCTGGATGCTGAGACCCGAGTGACCAGGCAGAGGCAGCGGGGTGCCGGGCTGAGACTCCCCACCTGAGGGATCCTCAGAATGAGTTTTGAGACCGGAGGACTGTGAAGCGAGCGGATCGCCTGTTAGACCGTTGACAGACTCCTCAGCTGAACTGAGGGGCGACTCTGGAGCAGGGCTGCAGCTTGCTGATGTCTTGGGAGTACCCTCTGCTTAAGGAGAACAGACAGGGCAAGCAAGATCATGCAGGTTAGGAGACATGTTACTATGTGAGAAAACAAGAGTTTCATCTCCTCTCCCTGCTGGGTTTGGGAAGGACTTCATTCATACTACATCAACTAATTTAATTCCtgttaaacaaacagcaaaggtGCTTAAGTTTTCAGTTTGAAGCTTTTTTGGCTTTCTCCTCCTATTCCTTCatctccctgtctctgtctgtgtagtACTGCTGTGCAGCTCAGCAGGCTGGAAGAGAGCAGTCATGAGGAGCTGTCAGTGTACATTAGCTGCTGTTTACACccccagagagaaagagagacacgcacacgcacgcacacacaaacacacacacgcacagagctGCCATCTGGCGCTGCAACACTAACTTGTCTATGACATGACAAACCAGCAGCTTGCTGGCTGACACTGCCACAGCACTGGGGATGGGGGGATGGTGGGAGGAGTAGGGacaggggggtggagggggtaggagagagggagggggggagagagggatgagtgACAGACTGACAGTAACAACTAGCCACTAGCTCTAATCAGGCTTTCAGAGTAATGCTCTAGCCGAAGGAGCCTGGTTGTGTGAATCCATATACTCGATGTGCTGAAGCGCGTATGTGCATGTGATCTGTTTACCTTGGTTCTGAGCTTGCTGGATGTGTGAGTTTTGCCCCTGGTCTCCATTGAGCCATGGCTGCATGCGGAGGTATGGCTCCCTGCTCCTCTGGTTCAGCTTGTTCCACGGTTTGTGTCGAGACAGACTGTCACTCAATATTCCCTAAAACACACAACAGGAGAATAGGTCAGACATTTGACTGCTGTAGagtgaaaacagagaaataaaaaccaaacacaaaagCTTTTAGTTTTGCCTTCTCTAACCTCTTTGGAGTCCTCCAGGTTGTGGTTCTCCTCTCCTATCTGGTTGGATATAGTCCTGCGGGGGTCTGTCTGCATGTTGCTCCACCACTGCTCTCTCCAGTAGCCCACTCCTCCAGCACTTCCAGAGCGGCCCAGCCCCTCAGAGCTCCGACCCAGCCTGAGAGCCCCGTCAATCGACAAGTCCATCCCTGAAGAAGCCCTGCCCTCTCTCTTCACACTGGAGCTGAAGTCCAGGATTGGAGacggggaggagggggaggacaAGAGGGAGCTTGGAGGCTTCTTGAGGGAGAGTGCCAGGGGGTTGTAAGGGGGGAGGGGAGCGGTGAGCGGAGAGCTCAGGACATCCCTGTGAGATAGTGATGCTAGGGAGGACGAGGAAGACGAAGCTTTGAGGATGGGCTCCAGTGCAGCTTGTTGggcctccatctctctcctagCTTGCTCTAGGATGGAGCGGATAGCCTCGTCTGATCCGctgccccctccacccccacatCCGCCTCCACCCCCTCCTTTCAATCCTGTATATGAGGGTTGAGCGTGGGACAAGTCTGTtgagggaggagaaaaagggCTGTCATGAGACACCGacaaacacacagccacaaTGCATCATCTTCACAGCCTTGAGTCCTCTGGAGATGAGAGATTTGCACTCACCAGCTTTCTGCACCTGCAGCTCTCTTTTGGCCTGCTCCAGAATGGATTTGATAGCCTCATCTGAACCTGCCTCTGGGGTGCGGACGCGGGCGGTAATGTTACctggaaggagagaaagaggtaaAAGGGAAGAGGTGAAAAATCTCATCAGAATAAAAAGCAGAGCAGGTAAAGAGAACAATAACAGAGCCTATAAGGACATCAGGTAATTACACCATAGCACAGCACAAAGAACAACATTCCCAACACTGAGCTACAAGGCAACTATACTGAAGGGACTGCTGTAATTTCTCTAGTCCCTTTGGAgctcacacatgcatacatgctaTAGGGATTGTATAGTAAACACTCCCTAAATACACATGCTGGCTTTTCCTTTGACGCAGGTCACTGTAACTGTGCAGTTACCTTCAAGGCACATTTATATCTGCGTGCTTGCCCGAAAAATTAATaaacgccacacacacacactcacacacacgcgcacaccaTAGATACAATTCACCCCGACACAAACATGCCACACAGACAGAACGTGCTAGaatctctgtgtgtgaaggggACAGACCTGTGTGTGAAGCTGTATTGGAGAGGGCTCTCCGCTTCGGAACATCCTGAAACATTCGGCTAAGCTGGGGCTGGCCTGAGCCCTCTGTTAAAAACAATATACCACACACTATGTTACAGCACTTGTgtgttccttttctttttttaaagctagaCTATATGGTGCCCTTTAATGCTCTGCAAATATATGGAATGCATTGTACTTCCATCCAAAGCACATTATAGTACCATAAATGCATTGATCTTCAGCATCTGTGGCCCCAGTAGGAATCAGACCTCTACCTCTAACAGGAATATTAAACCACTACTAAAATAGAGTAGtgtggaataaaatatttaaaagtatgTATTAAACAGGAGCATACTGCAGCCTTATTTTTAACAGTGTCTAGAACTAGGTGGTAGACTTTTTGTGTACCACTGAGACCACCTTCAATCAGAAATGTCCTGATGCGTTAACAAAAGCAGGCCCAAGCTAATCGAATATACCCGTAGTTAACAGTACCCCTGCCTTCCTCCTAGTTCACACCGATCAATACTATTGACGTGTGAAAGGTTTCTGTATTGACCACGATAGCTAAGAGAGGCTCTTGGGATCAGTGCGTGACTAGGaactcactcaaacacacaggtGTGGCACAGGATGGGAGttaggaaagagaaagaaaaataaaaagctagtCCATATTGACAAGCTAATCAATGGCTCTGTGCAGGGctgttcacatacacacacatgctagagacacacacacacacacacacacacactcacccacacacgcacagacacactgaaGATGCACAAACTCACCTCTTTGCCGTCCCTGGATGCTGCGCAGCGCTAGGATGTTCTGCTCATCGGCGAGGAACTGCCTCATCTTGTGGAAAGGCTCCTTCCCTCGGATGGTTAGCTTGTTCCACGGCTTTGGTCTGGCCAGGATTTCGCTGACCGAACCCTGGGACAGTCCCAGCACATAGTGGCCGAACACACGCTGACCAATGTTGTGCTTGATCAGTTGCTCTTTCACCTGTCGGGCAATCTCTGCTGTGTCCATGTCTTCCCCATCCAAAACGCTTCCTGTGGTAGCATCAGAGTGGCTGGGTGATGGGGACGGGGCGCTGCCAGCAGTGCTACTCCCATTAACGGGAGCCATGTCTGGGCTGGCTGGAGGCGGCTGTGGGCTGCTGGCTGCCAGAGGGATAGCAGCAGACCCAGAGCCAGGGGTGGAGGTAGGGATGGAGCTGAGGGTTGGAGTGAACGGGGTGAACAGTAGGGCCCCACTGGGGATTCCAGACGACTCCTGCAAGGCTTTGGAGTAGAAGGTCTGGAGCAGCTGCCGCTGGATCAAGGAGTTCAAAGCCATCTTACCACCCACCAGAGGGAACACAGGGGAGTAGAAGTCCTGTCCAATGCCCGTAGGAGTGAAAGGGTGCGTTtcgctgctgctggtggtggtggtggcagtgTTGAGGGGATCCGTATAAGTGCGAGACAGGGGGAgctgggaggaggaaggaagagagggagggggaggagggggtgaagAAGAGGGGTCGCTGGGCATGGTCTCCTCCTTCGGTGTGGACTCTTCTGTCCCTTTTTGACCGGCTGTCCCTACAAGAAAGGTCAAACACACCATGCATTATGGGGGAGTCAACAAAAAAGGGGTtccaaaaagagagagaaaaaaaaataaacaaaagttgAAAGTTATCTTAATCAAGTCTTTTTCCAAATTAGTGaactttgttttccttttttgccAACCCCCCCAGACAAAATGCCCATGCATTTGTGATTTCAACCTTTCTTGTAAGCCACAGCctggaagaaaaaaggacaacAAAACAATTGACACTGTGCCACTTAGGCAGATTAGCTTGGCCCAGggctcagtctctctctctcgcaggCAAAGTGGAAGTAACTGGACAAAATGATGTCCACAGATAGCCAATACACCATGTGGGTCCTCCTCCATGCTGCTGCAGTGAGTTCCTAAACACTGCATTATTCCATTATTCCATTGTGGACGCAGTACCACAGTCTTTAgttcataaaaaaatacatccaggaaaaataaataaataaataaataatggctgaacagaaaaaaagatgcacCAAAAACAGACTGCACAGCTCTGCTGGCTCTGAGTAAAGGcctaatttcactttttttccccccaaatagAAAACTTGGTCTGATTCAATTTGTACATTCACCaaaacaaatatagatagaAACTATATTCTTTTTAGTATTCTAACTACTAGAATCCATCTTGATGATAAGTGCTTCGAGAAATATTATTCTAATGCATAACCATTGAGACTTAACATGATTGAATAAGACAGTAAGCTCCTCTTACTGTGAATGTTAATCAATTCAAAGCTATTCAGCTATTCAAGCCTAAAGCCATGACATTTCAAACCCATAAACACTGTTGCAGAGGGCAGGAGTCCTGATGTAGGGGGCATAGTATGGTGTCCTCATTTTTTTTGTACTGCAATTTTGTTACTGTTCAGGTTGACCTCCTGCTGAGGTATTCAAAGACGCCACAGATGCTGTCCTTTCTTCTCCATGAGGACTTAAGCAACAACATTTCTgttacatttgcattttcaaACCATTTTCGTTTTGCAAGTCATTCCAATAACATGTGTAAGTGATTAAGTATTCTCAGAGAAAAATAATCTATATGCATTTATGTCCACATGCATATCTATACAGTCTCTACATTGCTATCCCTGCACAGTCTTACCTGCAGCTGAGCCCTCATCTAGCCTCTCATGAACACTAGACTCAACCTCTAAGGggctttttttcccacttttgTTATGACTGAAGGTTTTGTGAAGGTGGAGCCGGGTCTGACCAATGTTGATGAACCCAGCCCTTACTAAAACCTTACATTTCAGGCAGACTTACCGCTGAGCTCAGTGTTGGAGATACGCTGAGCGGCGCTCTCAGATTGCAGACTACGGttcctctccagcagcagcacctccaGAGGTTTGGATGAATCCTGAATGAGTGAAAGAGGGGCAGGTGGAGAAATAGCACAGaaatagaacagaaatgaaagatTTTATGTCTCTGCCTACCtctttaaatgtacatttctacTATTATAAAATTGTATAATCTTGTTTCATCAATAACTTAATTATTGTATGAGGTACATTGCTACACACAGCTCCCGTCTGTAAAGATTGTCACTGTAACTTTTACCTGCACAGAGTCAGAAGTTCCAAACTCCATAGACTTGAGGATACTGAGgatatagagagaaaaaaagagaggaaaaaaaacaatttatttctacatttaaacaccccacaaagacacacaaacccGCATTCACACATATAACTATGCTGTGGCATACTggctttttatttctgtctctttaaggacaaagaaaggatagacgggcagtgagagagagagacagagaggcacacacacaatataaagcTGCAGACATACAAGCTTCACCTTCATAAGGGCACTCAATTGAGTTACACATCTTAAATGAAGACACGCATCTTGTTTAACATCATTTAAGACATCAAATGCATGCAATAAATAGATCTgtgctggacacacacacacacacacacacacacacacacacacacacacacacacacacacacacacacacacacacacacacacacacacacacacacacacacacacacacacacacacacacacacacacacacacacacacacacacacacacactttttctgtGTTTGCTCCTCACCTCAActccttcttcacctcctcatAGTCCGCTTGCTTCTGCAGTTTTTCCTCCAGTTCCTTGAGATTACAAAGAGATGAAATAGCATGAAAAATAgatgaaataataaaagcaaTCCTTGGATCTTTAAATGTCATGCACTGATTTCAGTGATTTAACTCTGATTAAAGAAGATGTTACATGTGAGAATATAGTTACAGGTGTGACCAGAATACACAACAAAGCAACACAAATAAGATGAAGACAGAAAATAGACAGAAATAGTCCTATTAAGAAGATTAATGGCTAAAAttgtacaaaataaattaaaaaactgCAGCAACATATTCTGTTGGTACCTTGAGAACGGCAGTCTtgctgctgagctgctgctccagctgtgTGATCTGGGAGCTGGTGGTCTCTCGGAGTTTGGTCAGGCTGGCCTGCAGTCTCTGGACGTCCTCCACCAGCTGTGCGGTCTCCCTTTCTTTGGCCCTGAGCTCCGCCTCCAGACTTGAGTGGGATGCCACCTCCACAGCCTGTTCCTGAAGGCCAAATAGGACAACAGTTTAATCCAGGAGCAAACCGAAACCTTACAAGTAATCATTTAACTACCCATCAACAGCACTGCGGAGACGACTGCAATCAGTATTTGTATTCCAGAAAGACGCTGATTATCAGGTCAAACGGTCTGCTCCTTTAGACCAATAGTCAGTAATTCATCAACCAATCACAACCCTGATCAATGAAGCAGATAATTATGTGTAGCAGTCAGTCTCCAAGTTAAAACTAAGTCCTAGATCTGCCAGACAGGTCCATTAAATCAATACAGTTAATCAATGCACCAATTATCTATTGATGCCATGGCAACCTTTCCTTGGAAATCAATAGATTACTCAACAAATCAATGCATTACTGACGACTGACCTTGAAGATTAATGACAACATTGATCAATAAATTGTAgctttaatcagctgatcacctTTGACATAAGAAGGCCAAGCTGATCTTTAGCCTATCAATACCTCTTCGTCAGCCGTGCAATGAATGGGTGAAGCTGTGAAATGTCTTACCGTGTCGGGGTCAGCCTTGGTCGGGCTGCCGAGCTGCTGGGATTGGTTACTCAAGGACAGCTGCTCTCTGAGCGACTCCGCCTCTCTCTGAGCTGCTTCTGCTcgctggaagaagaagaagaagaagaagaagaagcgctGAAGGAAAATCCACCAGTGGAGATTCTTATATTGTCAAACATGATTAATCTAATGTTCAATTCAGTGCTGCTGTGTAATGTCTTTTTCTAGTATACAAACTTTCCTTCAATTTGTCTTGAGTTTTCCACTTGAGACCTTATTTTAATACATGTAGACTAACTAAGCAGAGTAAAACCAAGAAAGCAAGAGTTCTCTCTGTTATTAAGTGCCTGCATGCCCTTTATTTAACATATAATATGTCTTTGGAGGATGGAGTCAGTGCAGAGAAGGTTGGtgataaaacattaacaataaTTATCATTATCGTGTTCTTCATATTGATATCTTTTTGTAAAATCACCCAGCAGAATCCCTCAATATTGTACCAGAAATAGAACAACTGGGCAAGTCGCGCTCCAAAAAGACactcaaattaaaataattaagttttccagcataaacaaatataaactaCTGAGTGGAGGATGGCAGGGAGAAACGCTAAGTAAAAGTATGGCATGACGGCTGAGGGTGGATTTTTCCTTCAAGTAGAGTCTgtgaaaaaattaaattagcCCTGAGAATTGAGATGATACTGGCTGCCTTGTATTTATGGCCAAACTGCCATGCTCCAGTTGGGAATCATCTGCAACACTAGCCAACTTGCCATCATTAGAAGTTACAGGGAGCCGATTCCATAGTGTTCCTAATTGCAACCATATTGAGAGCTGTTATTGACTGTGTGGGTGTTGGACTGCTAGTCGCAAAAGAAAAATcctgttttccattttctccttATAAAAGCGTATAAAAAGTCTGTGACTGAGCTGGAGGCCATGCTGTCATCCTCTGTAAACCTCAAATCAGAAGTgtgaatagtgtgtgtgtgtgtttgtgtgtgtgtgtgtgtggcattaTAGTTGGAGCGCTAACCTTTAGGCTAATATTAACATTACATGCCTATGCTACCCCTTTAGCCACAAATCATACTCTTGGGCTAATAATGAAAGTTAACAACAATGACATTAACAGATACCACAGGAATATTTACAACACAAGGGCAGAGGGCGTGCCAGGGGGCTTATTTCAGCTGGATGGGTTTAGTAGGtgtgtaataaatgtaaaacaaacagcagcctgCACAGTGATAATGAAGCCATTCTTTGTTCATATTAACTATTTCACTGATTGTGTGCAGATAGGAAGGTTTTTACTTTAAACCGTAAGACTGGTgatgttctatatttttcttaaagTCAACAAATCTTAAGAGAAGACCAAATCCGCCTCAAAATACTTTCTAACTTCCCCAGCTTCAAAACGGGTCATGAATATGTGTACATTTTCTAAAAACTGGGTAAATAATTTCCTAAATGAGCTGGGCAGTGAGGTTTTCAGCTCACATTACAAATCAGATGTAAAGAGTACATTTTTTTAAGAACTATTTTCAGCCGCTACAATGATcgtgttcatggtaatgaaggaaaATTGTCACCAAGTGTGACCATGTGGCTCACTGATATATCTATTTAGAggattttggacaacaacagtgCTTTATGGGACAGAGGAATAAGCTGCATCAGGTCTTAGACACATGCAATACTTCTCACAAGTATTAATTAGTGGTTGGTTTTGGCTTTTATGAGACATTTGTTGACAaggtaaaatatcaaatatcataAGTCTAATTTTGAAGAAAATTTCCAGCGGTCACATATCTCTTTTTatccaatattt contains:
- the cux1b gene encoding cut-like homeobox 1b isoform X2, giving the protein MAANAGSMFQYWKRFDLQQLQKELDATATQLANRQDESEQSRKKLIDLSREFKKNTPEDLRKQVAPLLKSFQGEIDALSKRSKEAEAAFLNVYKKIIDVPDPVPVLELAQQLQLKLQRMHDIETENTKLRETLEDYNKEFAEVKNQEVTIKALKEKIREYEQSLKNQAENLAQEKQLQLHNDYAEKERKLQESQDSMSSRLEEAEHKAQSLQTALETTQAELFDLKTKYDEESTAKADEIEMVMTDLERANQRAEAAQREAESLREQLSLSNQSQQLGSPTKADPDTEQAVEVASHSSLEAELRAKERETAQLVEDVQRLQASLTKLRETTSSQITQLEQQLSSKTAVLKELEEKLQKQADYEEVKKELSILKSMEFGTSDSVQDSSKPLEVLLLERNRSLQSESAAQRISNTELSGTAGQKGTEESTPKEETMPSDPSSSPPPPPPSLPSSSQLPLSRTYTDPLNTATTTTSSSETHPFTPTGIGQDFYSPVFPLVGGKMALNSLIQRQLLQTFYSKALQESSGIPSGALLFTPFTPTLSSIPTSTPGSGSAAIPLAASSPQPPPASPDMAPVNGSSTAGSAPSPSPSHSDATTGSVLDGEDMDTAEIARQVKEQLIKHNIGQRVFGHYVLGLSQGSVSEILARPKPWNKLTIRGKEPFHKMRQFLADEQNILALRSIQGRQRGNITARVRTPEAGSDEAIKSILEQAKRELQVQKADLSHAQPSYTGLKGGGGGGCGGGGGSGSDEAIRSILEQARREMEAQQAALEPILKASSSSSSLASLSHRDVLSSPLTAPLPPYNPLALSLKKPPSSLLSSPSSPSPILDFSSSVKREGRASSGMDLSIDGALRLGRSSEGLGRSGSAGGVGYWREQWWSNMQTDPRRTISNQIGEENHNLEDSKEGILSDSLSRHKPWNKLNQRSREPYLRMQPWLNGDQGQNSHIQQAQNQEGTPKTSASCSPAPESPLSSAEESVNGLTGDPLASQSSGLKTHSEDPSGGESQPGTPLPLPGHSGLSIQEMVAMSPELDTYAITKKVKEVLTDNNLGQRLFGETILGLTQGSVSDLLARPKPWHKLSLKGREPFVRMQLWLQDPHSVEKLMDMKRLEKKAYMKRRLSSLSDNHSVDAALIGQDYVQGSQSPGQQHLKKPRVVLGPEEKEALKRAYQQKPYPSPKTIEELASQLNLKTSTVINWFHNYRSRIRRELFIEEIQAAGGMGPGSEGGSPSLRGSKSGEGDSCDGTESEGTVETRQGLGIGLEDHRGACKDHDMEAESEAGGSNNSPAQIDCTTSGLAGPGSSCGQGGLGLFSLTEASSSSSASSTNIPSSGPARNPRDNNLRKKKAANLNNIIHRLEKAASKEDPSEWEF
- the cux1b gene encoding cut-like homeobox 1b isoform X1 — its product is MAANAGSMFQYWKRFDLQQLQKELDATATQLANRQDESEQSRKKLIDLSREFKKNTPEDLRKQVAPLLKSFQGEIDALSKRSKEAEAAFLNVYKKIIDVPDPVPVLELAQQLQLKLQRMHDIETENTKLRETLEDYNKEFAEVKNQEVTIKALKEKIREYEQSLKNQAENLAQEKQLQLHNDYAEKERKLQESQDSMSSRLEEAEHKAQSLQTALETTQAELFDLKTKYDEESTAKADEIEMVMTDLERANQRAEAAQREAESLREQLSLSNQSQQLGSPTKADPDTEQAVEVASHSSLEAELRAKERETAQLVEDVQRLQASLTKLRETTSSQITQLEQQLSSKTAVLKELEEKLQKQADYEEVKKELSILKSMEFGTSDSVQDSSKPLEVLLLERNRSLQSESAAQRISNTELSGTAGQKGTEESTPKEETMPSDPSSSPPPPPPSLPSSSQLPLSRTYTDPLNTATTTTSSSETHPFTPTGIGQDFYSPVFPLVGGKMALNSLIQRQLLQTFYSKALQESSGIPSGALLFTPFTPTLSSIPTSTPGSGSAAIPLAASSPQPPPASPDMAPVNGSSTAGSAPSPSPSHSDATTGSVLDGEDMDTAEIARQVKEQLIKHNIGQRVFGHYVLGLSQGSVSEILARPKPWNKLTIRGKEPFHKMRQFLADEQNILALRSIQGRQRGNITARVRTPEAGSDEAIKSILEQAKRELQVQKADLSHAQPSYTGLKGGGGGGCGGGGGSGSDEAIRSILEQARREMEAQQAALEPILKASSSSSSLASLSHRDVLSSPLTAPLPPYNPLALSLKKPPSSLLSSPSSPSPILDFSSSVKREGRASSGMDLSIDGALRLGRSSEGLGRSGSAGGVGYWREQWWSNMQTDPRRTISNQIGEENHNLEDSKEGILSDSLSRHKPWNKLNQRSREPYLRMQPWLNGDQGQNSHIQQAQNQAEGTPKTSASCSPAPESPLSSAEESVNGLTGDPLASQSSGLKTHSEDPSGGESQPGTPLPLPGHSGLSIQEMVAMSPELDTYAITKKVKEVLTDNNLGQRLFGETILGLTQGSVSDLLARPKPWHKLSLKGREPFVRMQLWLQDPHSVEKLMDMKRLEKKAYMKRRLSSLSDNHSVDAALIGQDYVQGSQSPGQQHLKKPRVVLGPEEKEALKRAYQQKPYPSPKTIEELASQLNLKTSTVINWFHNYRSRIRRELFIEEIQAAGGMGPGSEGGSPSLRGSKSGEGDSCDGTESEGTVETRQGLGIGLEDHRGACKDHDMEAESEAGGSNNSPAQIDCTTSGLAGPGSSCGQGGLGLFSLTEASSSSSASSTNIPSSGPARNPRDNNLRKKKAANLNNIIHRLEKAASKEDPSEWEF